The proteins below are encoded in one region of Campylobacter sp. MIT 99-7217:
- a CDS encoding polyphosphate polymerase domain-containing protein: MFDFILSKFLSPAKIALFSLALFCAFLYLKNHSLVLENESLKLKALHLNSELSVFESKIKEQNKAIDKLRLELKPKEVLKEVLKVDKVFVKDKSCESELKAYKELFSILGAKK, encoded by the coding sequence TCTAAATTTTTAAGTCCAGCAAAAATAGCTCTTTTTTCTTTGGCTCTTTTTTGTGCTTTTTTGTATTTGAAAAACCATAGCTTAGTTTTAGAAAATGAAAGCTTAAAACTTAAAGCCTTGCATTTAAACTCTGAATTAAGTGTCTTTGAAAGCAAGATAAAAGAACAAAACAAAGCTATTGATAAATTAAGGCTTGAGTTAAAGCCAAAAGAGGTTTTAAAAGAAGTTTTAAAGGTGGATAAGGTTTTTGTTAAAGATAAAAGCTGTGAAAGCGAGCTTAAAGCTTATAAAGAACTTTTTTCTATCTTAGGAGCAAAAAAATGA
- a CDS encoding phage holin family protein: MKLEDVFVYIILMLVSLIAGLVGIITKNKLSKALNLKGKFALFLKGMLGSMFVAYLVFEFVSYLNFDTKLSVAVGGFAAYMGTDALLKIEQLLEKLINKKLDKL; this comes from the coding sequence ATGAAATTAGAAGATGTATTTGTGTATATAATCTTAATGTTGGTAAGTTTGATAGCTGGACTTGTAGGCATAATAACTAAAAATAAATTAAGCAAGGCTCTTAATCTAAAAGGCAAATTTGCACTCTTTTTGAAAGGTATGCTTGGCTCTATGTTTGTGGCTTATTTAGTTTTTGAGTTTGTAAGTTATCTTAATTTTGACACAAAGTTAAGCGTTGCGGTGGGTGGTTTTGCAGCTTATATGGGAACTGATGCCTTGCTTAAAATAGAACAGCTGCTAGAAAAGCTTATAAATAAAAAATTAGATAAGTTATAG